Proteins from a genomic interval of Gavia stellata isolate bGavSte3 chromosome 13, bGavSte3.hap2, whole genome shotgun sequence:
- the B2M gene encoding beta-2-microglobulin encodes MGLALKVGVLLLIALVGLAKADEAPKVEVYSRTLARQGEENTLNCFVSGFHPPKIDITLLKNGEPMSDVKYADMSFNDKWYFQRLVYAPFTPQKGDVYVCRVAHSAFREPQSFRWDADF; translated from the exons ATGGGGCTGGCGCTGAAGGTGGGGGTCCTGCTGCTGATCGCGCTGGTCGGCCTGGCGAAGGCGGATG AGGCACCGAAGGTGGAGGTGTACTCCCGCACGCTtgccaggcagggagaggaaaacacCCTCAACTGCTTCGTGAGTGGTTTCCACCCTCCGAAGATCGACATCACCCTCCTCAAGAACGGGGAGCCCATGAGCGATGTGAAGTACGCGGACATGTCCTTCAACGACAAGTGGTATTTCCAGCGCCTGGTGTATGCGCCGTTCACCCCCCAGAAGGGTGACGTCTACGTTTGCAGGGTGGCCCATTCTGCCTTCAGAGAGCCGCAGTCGTTCCGATGGG ATGCAGACTTCTAA